The genomic segment CCAAAAGTCGCTGAAGGAACTGGAGGACAACAAGCAGGTGGTGTTCCGCTACTGCGACCGGAACGGCCAGATCTCAGACGCTGACAACCCCAACGGGTCGCTAAACAACATCGCCGGCATCGTCAACAAAAAGGGCAATGTGCTGGGGATGATGCCCCATCCAGAGCGGGCCATGGAAGAACTGCTGGGCTCGGACCAGGGCAGGCTGATATTCGACTCGATCAAAGCCCATCTGCAAAAAACCGGATGAAAAACAAACCAGTTCATAAAAAAACCGACGTAGCCGCCATCACTTCGCTGCTGGTCCGGCTGGACCGGATCCTGGCTGGCTCCAAAGACGGCCTTTTGCCCAGCATCCGCAAACTGGCCAGGGAAGTGGACCAGCTGGTGCCCTATTATGACGGGCACATGGTGCGGGTCACCTTTTATTCCCTGGCCATCGGGCTGAAGATGGAACTTGCCCGGGAGGACCTGCTGACACTGGAGGTGGCGGCCCTGCTGCATGATTTCGGCAAGCTGGGGGTGGACGAGTATACTTTGGAAAAAGAGGACCAGCTCAGCGAGGACGAAGTGGTGGAGATTCATCACCACGCCGAGCGGGGCTTTCACATCCTTTCGGGCTTCGCCAAACTGGAGCAGGCGGCGGTGATCATCCGGGACCATCACGAGAAATACGACGGCAGCGGTTATCCCGCCCACAAAAAGGGCCCCGACATCTCGCTTTTGGCCAGGATCATAGCAGTGGCCGACGCCTACGATGCCATGACCGCCGACCGGCCCTATAGAAAAGGCCTGTCCCAAAAGGAAGCCGAGGCCGAACTGCTGGCCCACGCCGGCAAGCAATTCGATCCCCAGGTGGTGGATTATTTTGTAAACCATATTAAGAACAAGAAACCCAGGCTCAAACGCAAAAAGAGCAAGGGTTCCATTTCCTCGGGCAAGAACCAGTTCACCGAGTACCTGCCGGTCTTCTATAATTACTACTGAACCAGCACCACCGGGAGCCAACCACAGAAATCCAGAAAGCCGGAAGGCACGGAATTATTAATACAAAACATACACGAAGGAATGTTCCTCTTTTCATGATTTCTGTGCTTCAGTGATAAAAGTTAATCGGTTTACCCCTCAAACAGTAATTAAACCACAAGGATATATAATATTTACATGAGCAAGACGCAAGAACCCCAGGTCAACCTGAAGCTGGCCGAAAGTTTCGGACTAAACCCCGAGGAATACCAGAGCATCCTAAAGATCATGGGCCGGACACCCAGCTATACCGAACTGGGCATATTTTCGGTGCTGTGGTCCGAGCACTGCTCCTACAAGAACTCCAAGGCCATGCTCAAACTCTTTCCCACCCGGGCCGCCCAGGTACTGCAGGGGCCGGGCGAGAACGCCGGCATAGTGAACATCGGCGACGGTCTGGGCGTGGCCATGAAGGTGGAGAGCCACAACCATCCCTCGGCCATCGAGCCCTACCAGGGCGCGGCCACCGGCATAGGAGGGATCCTGCGCGACATCTTTACCATGGGGGCCAGACCCATCGCCCTGATGGACCCGCTGTACTTCGGTTCGCTGGACGACGCCCATGTCCGCCATCTGTTCGGGGGGGTGGTCTCCGGAATCGCCGACTACGGAAACTGTGTGGGAGTGCCCACCATCGGCGGCTCGGTCTTCTTCGACGAATCCTACACCACCAACCCGCTGGTCAACGTGCTGGCCCTGGGCCTGGTGGAGAACAAGAAGATCATGAAGGGCATCGCCAAGGGGGTGGGCAACATCATTCTGGCGGTGGGGGCCACCACCGGCCGCGACGGCATCCACGGAGCCACTTTTGCCTCGGAGGAGCTGAGCGAGCAGTCGGCGGCCAAGCGGCCCTCGGTCCAGATAGGCGATCCCTTTACCAAGAAACTTCTTTTAGAGGCCACCCTGGAGCTGATAGACTCCGGCCTGGCGGTGGGCATCCAGGACATGGGGGCGGCCGGGCTGACCAGCTCCTCCATAGAAATGGCCTCCCGGGCCAAGACCGGCATCGAGATGGACGTCTCCAAAATACCGCTGCGCGAGACCGGGATGACCCCTTACGAGATCATGCTTTCAGAATCCCAGGAGCGGATGGTGGTGGTGGCCCCGCCGGAGAACGCGGACAAGATCAAGGCCATCTTCGACAAGTGGGAGCTGCACTGCGCGGTGATCGGCAGGGTGACGGCCGACGGAAAGGTCCGGATAAAATGGCAGGACGAGGTCTTCGCCGACATCCCGGTCAACGCCCTGGTGGACGACGCCCCGGTCTACCACCGGGAAAGCCGGGAGCCGGAATACCTGGCCGGCCTGCACAGGTTCGACCAGGCAACCGTGGAACAGCCCAAGGATCTGAATAAAACGCTTCTTCAACTGCTGGCGGCGCCCACCATCGCCAGCAAGCGCTGGGTCTACCGGCAATACGACCACCAGGTCCGCACCAACACCGCGGTGCTGCCGGGCTCGGATGCGGCTGTTTTGCGGGTGCGGGGCACCAAGAAGGCCATTGCCCTGACCACCGACTGCAACGGGCGCTATGTCTACCTGGAGCCGTTCACCGGGGCCGCCATCGCGGTGGCCGAGGCCGCCCGTAACCTGGCCTGCTCCGGGGCCAAGCCGCTGGGCCTGACCGACTGCCTCAATTTCGGCAATCCCTACAAGCCGGAGGTCTTCTACCAGTTCAAGCGCTCGGTGGAAGGCATCATTGACGCATGCAATGCCTTGCAGATACCGGTGATCTCCGGCAACGTCAGTTTTTACAACGAAAGCCTGACCCACAGCGTCTATCCCACGCCGCTGATCGGCATGGTGGGCCTGATAGAGGATCTGGCGAACATCACCACCCAGTGGTTCAAGCAGGAGGGGGACATTGTTTATCTGGCCGGGAATCTGAGTTCCAAACCGGACATCGGAGGTTCTGAATATCTCAAAACTATTCACCACCAGGTGACCGGGAAATGCCCGGAACTGAACCTGGAAAAGGAAAAGGCCCTGCACAGCTTTTTGCTGTCAGCCATAAGCTCCAAACTGCTGCGATCGGCGCATGACTGTTCCGAGGGCGGGCTGGCGGTGGCTTTGGCCGAGTGCTGCATCAGTGACCTCTCCCCCAACCCCTCTCCCGAGAGGCGAGGGGAGCTGGGTCTGGACGTTGATATCAGCGGGCTGACCGGACGGAATGATCACAAACTGTTTGCCGAGAACCAGTCCCGGGCCATTGTGTCCTGCCGGGCTGCGGATGCCGAGAAGCTGGAAGCCGAAGCCAAACGCCTTGGAGTTGAAGTTATGAAGTTAGGGAAGGTGGGAAGCAACAGATTTGTCATCAAGGGGGTGGTTGACCTGCCGGTAAGCGAGTTGAGGAAGGCCTGGGAAGAGGCGATACCGGATAAGATGAAGTAACTTTCCTGAGAAAATCTGCAAACCAAGGTAAAAGGGAGTTAACAATGCCGACAAAAAACATTTCTGCTGCGGCCAACAATTTAAACATTGCCATAACCGTTGAACAAGTAGTAAAGGCGCTGAACGGCCTTAACGCCAAACAAAGGAGCGCCTTTATTGAGGACCTGCTGGCCGCCACCAATTCCGAATATTTGGCAAGCATCAAGGAAGCCCGGGCTGATTACCGGCACGGCCGGGTAAAAAGTCACAAGGATGTTTTTGGCTCGTAACTATGGCCTATAATCTGGTATACACCAATACCTCTTGCCGGGATATTGATAAGCTGGATTACTCGGTTAAAGCAAGGTTGAAACAGGTTTTGGAAAGGCTGGCTTTAGATCCCCGGCATAACATAGAAGCCCTGCGTAACTCTCCTCTGGGCAGTTACCGGATGCGTATGGGTAATTATAGGGTGATATTTGACATTGAAGGGACGGATATCGTGATTTTACGGGTGGGCCACAGAAGGGAAATATACCGGGGAAGATGAAATAAAAACAAAATAGCCCAGGCCTTATTTATCTGACGAAGTTGTAAAACGTAGTCGGAAGGCCTGGGCTATTTATCTTTAGGGGTCATCCATACCGCACAAAAATACTGCAGGGCAGGCTTCTACCGGTATCCTTTACCTCCAAATGCAGCTCCCCGCATTCGATCTTTTTCAACGGCAGAATATCC from the candidate division TA06 bacterium genome contains:
- the purL gene encoding phosphoribosylformylglycinamidine synthase subunit PurL, with translation MSKTQEPQVNLKLAESFGLNPEEYQSILKIMGRTPSYTELGIFSVLWSEHCSYKNSKAMLKLFPTRAAQVLQGPGENAGIVNIGDGLGVAMKVESHNHPSAIEPYQGAATGIGGILRDIFTMGARPIALMDPLYFGSLDDAHVRHLFGGVVSGIADYGNCVGVPTIGGSVFFDESYTTNPLVNVLALGLVENKKIMKGIAKGVGNIILAVGATTGRDGIHGATFASEELSEQSAAKRPSVQIGDPFTKKLLLEATLELIDSGLAVGIQDMGAAGLTSSSIEMASRAKTGIEMDVSKIPLRETGMTPYEIMLSESQERMVVVAPPENADKIKAIFDKWELHCAVIGRVTADGKVRIKWQDEVFADIPVNALVDDAPVYHRESREPEYLAGLHRFDQATVEQPKDLNKTLLQLLAAPTIASKRWVYRQYDHQVRTNTAVLPGSDAAVLRVRGTKKAIALTTDCNGRYVYLEPFTGAAIAVAEAARNLACSGAKPLGLTDCLNFGNPYKPEVFYQFKRSVEGIIDACNALQIPVISGNVSFYNESLTHSVYPTPLIGMVGLIEDLANITTQWFKQEGDIVYLAGNLSSKPDIGGSEYLKTIHHQVTGKCPELNLEKEKALHSFLLSAISSKLLRSAHDCSEGGLAVALAECCISDLSPNPSPERRGELGLDVDISGLTGRNDHKLFAENQSRAIVSCRAADAEKLEAEAKRLGVEVMKLGKVGSNRFVIKGVVDLPVSELRKAWEEAIPDKMK
- a CDS encoding type II toxin-antitoxin system RelE/ParE family toxin; its protein translation is MAYNLVYTNTSCRDIDKLDYSVKARLKQVLERLALDPRHNIEALRNSPLGSYRMRMGNYRVIFDIEGTDIVILRVGHRREIYRGR
- a CDS encoding HD domain-containing protein encodes the protein MKNKPVHKKTDVAAITSLLVRLDRILAGSKDGLLPSIRKLAREVDQLVPYYDGHMVRVTFYSLAIGLKMELAREDLLTLEVAALLHDFGKLGVDEYTLEKEDQLSEDEVVEIHHHAERGFHILSGFAKLEQAAVIIRDHHEKYDGSGYPAHKKGPDISLLARIIAVADAYDAMTADRPYRKGLSQKEAEAELLAHAGKQFDPQVVDYFVNHIKNKKPRLKRKKSKGSISSGKNQFTEYLPVFYNYY